A window of Mobula hypostoma chromosome 7, sMobHyp1.1, whole genome shotgun sequence genomic DNA:
CTGATACGCCATGTTGCCTACAGATAACCAAAATGCCACTGAGTGCAGCCAACAAAGGCATTTCTGGCCTTAGCATATGGTAGGGCATAACTACTTTGGAATCTCTGTTGGACCTCTTGCACTTGAACAGGAGAATgttcttttctttttgcttcctcATTTCTGTCAAACAATTTATCAACATATTCTTTTATTTCTATTCCAGTCTGATTATCTATGTGCCCCTAGAAAAAAAGTGTTCACAACAGTAAACCAATTCAGTAGTAAGATCCACTCAGCCTGAATCTCTCTTGTAACTAATTATTACAATATATCTGAAAGTACCCTACACTAGTTGTTAGGTGAGGAGAATGGACTGAGGTATGATTTACCATCCAGCTACATTGCCTGCATAAATTATAACTCAACCAAATGATAACTGACCCTAGATTGCAATTGTCCATCAGTCTCTACTCACAGGCTGAAATAGCTCTTGGTCTATCAGTCTTAAAAAAATAATCCCCAAAGTGTTTAATCCATTTGTATCTCTGTAATCTTCAATTCCACAATTCTTCAGTTGTCTCTTTCTTTATCAATCTCTTGTGcaagatcttttttttaaaaactgggcaTACTTTCAGTTGAGTATGCTCTATGTCTCTCTTTTTAAGATGCATCTTTTATTCATTCACAAAATAGACATGTTGCTGGCATGGTATTTATCGTGCATTGCATACTAACCTTAAAGCTGTGCAGCATGCTCAGCCATTTCAGAGGGCAGCCTAAGAGGCAACCACATTGTTGGATCTAATCATATTTCTGCCAAGCTGGGTCAGAAGGGTATAAGTAAACTTGATCAGTTATTAAGATGTGCTGTTGATTTCATACATATCATCACTGATATTAGCTTTTTACTCCTTTGTCCTGTTGCATCAGAAGGGTGCACAGAGTGTTGTCCTGTAGAACACTTGGCATCTGCTGCCCTGCCAGAAGAAAAAATGCCTCCTAGACGGTGGCAACCAAACTCAATTCTGacagtacctcataaagtggcatCTCAGTGCACTGTATGTTTAtggtattctgctgctgtagcccatccacctcaaggttcaatgtgttgtgcatcagagatgctcttctgcacaccactgttgtaatgggtggttacttgagttactgtcaccttgaaccagttttggccattctcctctgacctgtctcattaacaaggcattttttgccCTCAGAATTGCCATTCACCggatttttttgcactattctctgcaaactctagagatttgtgtgtgaaaatcccaggagatcagcactttctgagatactcaaaccaccccatctggcaccaaaagtCAGTCCAAAGTCaaaatttcttcccctttctaatgtttggtctgaacaacaactgaaccgccTGACCACGTCtttatgattttatgcattgtgttgctgccacatgataggctgatccgatatttgcattaacgagtaggtgtacaggtatacctaataaagtggccactgagtatattcacATTTTTAAAGGCCTTTACAGATGAATACACTGAAAGACAATTTTAGTGACAGTGGTTTTTTTTGCATTGTTGGAATGACAGATGTTTATTCCTAATATTAAATGCTCTTGAAAAGATGGTGCCATCTTCCAGAAACACTAAGGCATCTGGTGGATTAGATACTACTATTTTCTTGGGTTAAGGATTCTGGGATTTAAATTGAGGGCAATCTGCTCAGAAGTGCTAGTGGTGTTCCCATGCACTTTCTGTCCTTGTTTCTTCAACTGGCAGTTATCATAGGTTTGGGAGAAGTGATCAAATGAGTCCTGGTGAGTTACCACAATGGattttgtggatgatataaaCAGCAGCACCAAGTGCCAGTGATGGATAGAATGAATGTTTAGAATTATGGCTGGGTTGTCAATCAGGCTGGCTGCTCCAGCTAGCTGATTTTGTGCTGGTTACTCACACAGGCCAATGAGAAGTATTCAACACACTGACTTTTTACTTGTAGATTTTGGAGAGGCTTTGGGTTGTCTGGAGGAAAATCACTCATCAACGATATCCAGCCTCTGAACCACTTGTGTGGCTGTCCAGTTTCTGGTCAGCATTGATTCCTTAGCATGTTACTTGTGGGAAGATGCAAATGTTGTTGAATGTCGAGATCAGCTCTTTCTTGTTGCAGGTGTTCATTGTTCATCAGTTATATGGTGCAATTATTAATTAAAATATCCATTTATGCCTGAACATTGTCTAGTCCTAACTGCATGTAAGTCAAGGCTAATTCAGTATTTCAAGAACTGTGAATGAAACTGAACATCAGCAaatatccccacttctgaccttctGATAAAAGGAGGGCAACTAAAGAATCAGATGAAACTGTTGGACCAAGGATGTTGCCCTAATAAACTCTTAAAACAGTATCTGTAACTCATATGATTTATCTCTAACAACTGCAACCGTTATTCATTCTGCAAAATGTGACTCCAGTTGGTGGAATATTTTAGTTCTCTACAACTGACGTAATTTTAATAAGGGTTCTTATTGTCATTCCTGCAGCACTGGCTTGATATCAATGGTGTTCACTTTTGCTAATTAATCCATATAGCTAATTTTTGAACCAAGTCTGTGATGAGGCCTAGAGACTAATGACCCCAGCAAAACCTACACTGATCATTAATGAAGAAGTTATTGATGATGAATTGTTATTTGAAAGCTCTTTCTTCATCAGCTTATATGTTGATGATTGGAATAGATGGATTAAACTAGTCCTTTTTACAGACAGATCATACCTGGGCATTCTTCCACATTCATCTTCAAATAAATGCCCATGTAGTAACTGTatgaagaacataagaaatagaagctggAGTAGCTCATTCAGACGCTTGTGGTTGTCCTATCTTTTATTAGAATCATGGGTGTTATTTTAGCTCAGTAATACTTTATTTTGTTAACCCTTGATGAGTCTTCCAAACCCATCTTGAATATGCTCCACAAATATACTGAGGCAACACTGCTCTCTAAATGGAAATAAAAGCATCTCATCTCTGGCCTAAATAGATAACCCCTTTTTTAATGTTATGACTCCTGATTATACACTCCCTAGTCAGAGAAAACACTAACACTGCAAGAACGCTGTCAAAATCTGTTAGAATTTCTATCTAGATTGTTTGCATTGAGGCATGGCTAATTTTAAgacaagtttaaagtaaatttactatcaaagtatatatatatatatatatatatatgtatgtatgtatatatatcaccttatacaacactgagattcattttcttggggacatactcaataaatctatagaataataactataacagataataaataaataaacaataaatatcaagaacatgagattaagagtgcttgaaagtgagtccattgattgtgggaaagtttcaatgatagggcaagtgaagtggagtgaagatatcccctttggttttggagcctgatggttgaggggtagtgactgttcctggatctggtggtgtggctcctgatgctcctgtatcctgatgacagcagtgagaagagaacatgtcctgggtggtgggcattcctgcaacagtgtttcatgtcaaTGTGGTCAATGTTTGGGAGGTCTTTACCCTCGATGGATTGTATTGCATGCATtactttttgtagcattttccattcaagggcatcggaGCTTTCATACCaggccagtcaatattctctccactacacatctatagagttttgttaaagtttcagatgacacGTCAAATATCCAcaaacctctaaggaagtagaggagctaccttgctttcttcttaattgcacttgtgtgcaaGGCCGAGGACTGGTCCACCAAAGTATAACACCAAGGAATCTATCTTTGTTCCTCCAATGAAGACTGGtccatggacctctgatttctttctcctgaagtcaataatcagctactcggttttgctgacattgagtaagaggttgttgttatggtaccactcagccagattttcaatctccctcctatactgTATACTGATTTGTTACCACCTTTGACATGGCctatgacagtgatgtcatcagaaaacttgaatATTGGCATTGGAACTATGCTTAGGCACACACTTGTTAGTTTCCAGTAACAAAGCTGGGCTTTGAGGCCTTGTTATCCTTGCTGTATCCAATGTCTTCAGTTACTTGGCAGCATGAGGAATGAACAAAGCTGGTTGAATACTGTCTTCTCTGGTGccacgtcaggcagcatcaaaatggatatttgatgtttcaggtcaccatccaaaacattaactgtcgatttccttccacagataccAGCATAACTGAATCTGTCCAGAAACAAATTTTCAGCATTGTATAGCTGCCAATGTCACAAAACTATAGGATACTTACAGTGGAAAAGCTGTTTTGATTAATGACTGGCATTAACTTGCTCAAAAATGTGTTAATGCCAAATACTACACATTACCAGTTTACTGGGAATTGTGTAGATGTATAGTTAGGTCTCGATTTGAATCCATGTTCAGTTTTAAAACAGATTTTTGGTTAGTGTTGATCACTAAGCATCTTACCTTACTTCATCAACAATAATTTGATACCTTTCCACAAAACCACacgataaataaaataataattagagcattcagcccattgaatttgctctgccattccatcatggctgatttctttaggcaagttgctggaggaactcagcgagtcaggcaagAAATAAAACTTTCATCAAGAGTGGAAGGAGAAAGATAGAGACCAGAATCAAAAGGTGGCTTGTGGTGGGGCTAAGGAGTGGGAGGAGCATGAGCTGACGGGTGATAGATGAGTCCACATGGGGAAGGTAGATAGGTAGCTGGGGGTGGGGTTAAGTGGGAATGATGTGAAAAGCTGGGAAGTGAAGGGTGataaaggcaaagggctgaagaagacagAATCTgcaaggagaggacagtgggccatgaaataaaggggaggtggggaaccagaAGGAAGAGGGTACGGGGTGATGGGCAGGGAGGGAATAAAAAAGGGATAACGAGGCCAAAGGGATAAGGAAAATCAAAGCTTCTCACATTTCTCCTTCTTACTTCTCAGCTACCTATCATTCCCCTCTCAActagattcacctatcacctgccagatcatTATCCTCCCCCTCCCTAGCCTTTTATTCTAGCTTGTGCCCTTTCTTCCCCCAGTTTGACAAAGGGAATCAGCCAGatacgtcaactgttcatttccctccagagacGCCAcatgacctgatgagttcctccagcgttcctttctgtgttgctccagatttccattatctgcagcgTTTCTTGTGCCGCCCTGAAGTATTTTAACTCTATTCTCCCGAGTTCTCTGCATAACTCTTCacccttttaccaatcaagaacttatcaatgtcAGTCTTAACACTCAAaggcttgtggcaatgaattccacagattcacttatcacctggctgacaaaattccttctcatctcagtcttaaagGGATGtacctttattctgaagctgtgctgtCAGATCTTAGACACTCCTAATAATGAAAATATGCTTTCCATAtcttttcagtatttgatagatttcaatgagattctaaaTTATGTTTTGTACCAGGCTTTCATGCAATAAAATTCATTATCCAAACCATATATATTCTAAGCCCCTTACAATTTTCATTTACATGTATTGCATTTTATATTTATACTTATGTAATGTGTTAACTGCAGTTTTGCTAAatttcaagtttactttaagtaTTTATGTTCTTTTTCCAGAACTAGAATGAGAAAGAAATTAATGAAGAACTCAAGCAACATCCAGTGTTACAGCTGATAAATCATCATTTATCTGGCAAAATTGTCTATGAAAATAAGGTTAGAGATTGTCTCAATTACAAACTTAACAGTGCTGGTAAAATGAATTCTTTGGATCAAACATTTCTATTTGAGAAAATTCccaaagaaaacaacaaaagaaAAGAATTTGACAATGGTGCAAACTTTGTCTCTGAAATATGGTTCAAAAATCTCTCTAGTAGCTCAAATACAGACTCAAATTTTATTTCAGAAAACAAAGTTGAGCGTACAGAGACTGATAATCAAGTTTTAGCAGAGAATTATGGCCAGCACAAAGTAAATACTGGTCTCTTTGGGATTCCTGCTAGTACTGATCGGCTTTCTGAACTTGGCAACTTCACATCCACAGTAAAATCATCCACTGAATCACTTTTGTTTTTCAAGGCCAATGATACTCTTAGTGATTCCCCTGGCTCTTATCACACCGCTGTGTGCTCCGATGTTCCAGAAAATCTTAGTGACTGTAGTGGACCATATGAGGATATTGAAGAACTTGCTTCTGACCATAATGAAAGTCAAGATGCTTCAGAAAGAGGTGTGTTGCAGGGCTTTGCTGACTCACAGAAAGAACAAAGTAATGACTGGTTAAATAGTTCTGAAATTGAGACCAGTTTAATGGTTTCCTCACTAGCACCTCACTTTAACTGCTGGGAAGAGCAAGAACAAAGATTTATGAATAAACATGAGATGAAATTGAGTGAACTAAATGTCAGGAGGGAACTAACTAGTGAGAATATGTCCTCTGGGTTACATGGTAGGAATGTGCCTGATGTTAACTCTGATTGCAAAATGGATGTGAGATTAACCCTAAAAACTGCTGATGAGAAGAATTCCTTTGGGAATGAAATCACATCTAGTCCCCAGGAAGAAAGGAAGGTTTGCGGTAGTGATATGGTAGATAATGATACTTTGTTAACTGCAAAGAGCAATTCAAATGCCCAAGGAGTGGACAACAAATCGACTAAATGTGATCTAACAGAGACAAGCACTAATCGAAAGGACTGTAGCCGAAATGGAGACCAACAGGTTCATTTGTCAATCACGGCTCAAAATAGCAAAGCTGCAATGAGAAGTAATGGAGTGCAGCTGTTGCaaaaacaggagcctgaagcaaATATACATGAATGTCCAGGCTGTTATCTACATCTTGGCTTAAATGAACATGATGAAATGTCTCAAAAAGATGAGTCTGAAAATGGTTCAAAAAATGATTCATGTATTAATGgtaaaagaaaccatgctgatagTGTGAGTGAAACGTCTAGTTTTGCAAGCGAGCTCGATGAGACAGATTATGAGGTTCGTAAGTTAACTGCTCTGGCTTTTCGAAGTTTGTCCTGTCCGAATGATAATTATTTTCACATCTATAATTCTGGGGGGTTCTTTGATTTTTCACCGTCTTTGTCAGAAGACTGCTACTATACAAACAGGGTGTCGGCTTGCAGTGAGCCAGATGGCATGGGTGCAGCTGATATAACAGAGCAGTGTCCAGATTTCAGTTATAGAGTCTGTGCTTTATATGACGATGCTGAAGAAAGTAAGATGTTACTTAGTGATTCATCTGACAGAATACAGTTTGAGTGTGTTGATGTAGCTGTGGAATCTCAAGACAAAGAAGGCAGAGCAAGTAGAACTGTCCCAAAACGTCAAATTGAACTTAGGAAACCACAGAGAAGTGAATTAAAAGTCTTTACATCAAAAGATACTGTTCACTCCtctgcttattttgatcctgcaattgagatggggaatagtgaagaaaCTTTGGAATGTTTGCAATTCAGTGAAAGTGCACCTTACGCAGAAAACACAATTAACACAAATGCCGAAAATAAAATTGGAAATAACAAGCTGCCACAGCAGGCAATATACGCAGATGGACAATCACCAAAAAACAAATTTGCATCCTGCCTTTTAACAAATGTTATATCCAAAAAAATGCAGCGTGAGCAAGATCTCATGATAGATCAGGAATTTTGTAATCTTCCACATGTCTCAATCATTCCAGCCACAACCTTTGAGAAAAAGGAAGATTTTGCTCTTTCTCCAATTGCTTTCCAACAGATGATGCATGAAACTTCTGCTTCAAAATCAGAATCCAGTAACTCTTTAGATTTTGTTCAAGATAATTTAAGAATAAGTGCTTGTGAACTAAATGATGATAATACTGAGGAAAATGGAAACTTGGATCAAAAGCGCAGTCACAGTTCTTTACAGTGTGAGGGTGCTTTAATTTTGTCCGCACAGAACAATAAAACTCCTCCCAATTGCCGCAGAACCAATGTACTTAAGAAATGGAGAGAAGGTAATATAGACAGCCAGACAGAAGCAGATGCTGAAAGAACTCTGGAACTGAGTACTGCAAAATCATGCACCACATTTAATGATCTTAGCATCAATGCAGCTTGGAAAGAGAATAACCTGAGTGCACCATGCATGTCAGTAGATAAATGTGCACGTGTGAGTTCACAAAGTACTGAACAAAATCCAGATTTAAATGACAGTGTGCGATGTGAGGTGGCACCATATGAAGATAAAACTGATGACACTCAGTTAAATAACTATTCATACAAAACCAATGCTTCAAGTGATATTCTTGCACCCACATCACGAAAAATGCTATACAATTCCAGAAAAGCAAATGTTAAAAGATCTATCTCACATGGTAACCCAAGGCCAGCTCGTCTCACACCAGATTTCAGTTTTGCTGATCTTGACCTCAAGAATCGAATGCCTCCTGTTTTATTACGATTCAAATCTGCCAAAACTAAACTTTCACAGTATGATATTAAGGACAACATAtttataaaaaataaaacaaaattcccTACTTATGTCAGGGATGTGAAAAAACTCAGTCAAAATAATTATTTCAGATCACCATCCTGTGCCACTAAAGCTAAATGCGATGTATTAGAAGAGGTTGGTGACCCTTCCAGTACAAAGAAACAACTTCCAGCTACTCTACACAAAGCACCAGTGATTGACAACTCTTGTTCACCAATTT
This region includes:
- the LOC134349314 gene encoding uncharacterized protein LOC134349314; protein product: MNSLDQTFLFEKIPKENNKRKEFDNGANFVSEIWFKNLSSSSNTDSNFISENKVERTETDNQVLAENYGQHKVNTGLFGIPASTDRLSELGNFTSTVKSSTESLLFFKANDTLSDSPGSYHTAVCSDVPENLSDCSGPYEDIEELASDHNESQDASERGVLQGFADSQKEQSNDWLNSSEIETSLMVSSLAPHFNCWEEQEQRFMNKHEMKLSELNVRRELTSENMSSGLHGRNVPDVNSDCKMDVRLTLKTADEKNSFGNEITSSPQEERKVCGSDMVDNDTLLTAKSNSNAQGVDNKSTKCDLTETSTNRKDCSRNGDQQVHLSITAQNSKAAMRSNGVQLLQKQEPEANIHECPGCYLHLGLNEHDEMSQKDESENGSKNDSCINGKRNHADSVSETSSFASELDETDYEVRKLTALAFRSLSCPNDNYFHIYNSGGFFDFSPSLSEDCYYTNRVSACSEPDGMGAADITEQCPDFSYRVCALYDDAEESKMLLSDSSDRIQFECVDVAVESQDKEGRASRTVPKRQIELRKPQRSELKVFTSKDTVHSSAYFDPAIEMGNSEETLECLQFSESAPYAENTINTNAENKIGNNKLPQQAIYADGQSPKNKFASCLLTNVISKKMQREQDLMIDQEFCNLPHVSIIPATTFEKKEDFALSPIAFQQMMHETSASKSESSNSLDFVQDNLRISACELNDDNTEENGNLDQKRSHSSLQCEGALILSAQNNKTPPNCRRTNVLKKWREGNIDSQTEADAERTLELSTAKSCTTFNDLSINAAWKENNLSAPCMSVDKCARVSSQSTEQNPDLNDSVRCEVAPYEDKTDDTQLNNYSYKTNASSDILAPTSRKMLYNSRKANVKRSISHGNPRPARLTPDFSFADLDLKNRMPPVLLRFKSAKTKLSQYDIKDNIFIKNKTKFPTYVRDVKKLSQNNYFRSPSCATKAKCDVLEEVGDPSSTKKQLPATLHKAPVIDNSCSPIFIQCQSVSRKSDIDDSNHVAADKKCLISSESSDTSRLFSSDFKLPIPCKKQDNKVTSAERICKDDATKDNENRIAEPLNNLTNVLTPERKMQVIPISNNKEFQSPLTKVQVEEETPKISSANFLLNNKITAPRESKQQNDFQAALETLKVHPSSSGSTFEDTVYSLTNKETNQEIQCELENKNSNSNEEDIQMERYKDEHGWIPERIRSHKEEKGIHTKLEIQDHPLGVICYNNEQVDLSNGKNDPQDGSQVCLESHNTLFSNSTSSNKSIEKSYWKGDPNDYINNGLQHPNECLKKSTSNDKETQTPTRKSKLKKELKFKLENENKMLENLTSNNECLELQVNSNEHNKLFEISAFNGERNELLSDDVEDQVAPEADDRSEMAFESKGSKSASDMQSGLPNETDCPPNSSSNITGMQSSSVKNNLKEGIDYGVENQSKLQNHITNIKLQEIKDKSNHFKTESTSSQRTDDKVPTAEDDGLTVISESQLNKVSNNILTVSEKEKQGLAKECSKSSNSKTADEQLSTLKAQIPNEISVPVISALKTVIPLESSSCSETIKRSADASFQEIEDQNVCNKLEFSAAIQKMEVNTLLAPQTPSCFTNLNVKSIISNNSVVNSSSNTTQDQEQQLSLEMEKLGMNNTRAQEDPSTTSAPINYLSIPSEEHKLYASPQLQMPASPQSVIHNADHYSTRNSSHHQNWETIDSHQQEQQPLHHQCLGDIFTLDNTPQHPFYTSSHVPNQAEPQLVHFTSTRKTPEKCYKVPQSPQLMDNPRLPCFQYSEAHKKVLIDPETGKHYFVEAPIQSPRKMLFDPETGCYIEVIIPQQPYGGFYQTPFSPHVLYPNTLRPSYIPRMQYSDLISTPLIAYPGLSPGSPEAQTQSQPNSTNACASEMQHHIKDMPKITLAETNYMESTYSTPMSASVNPNPTQSSTQVKSIHSEYCAEVKDNSNVMLSSQQI